From Kineosporia succinea, the proteins below share one genomic window:
- a CDS encoding ABC transporter substrate-binding protein has translation MTQPPAPLSRRGLFRLGLLAGAGTALASCATPTGLPGPGTLNLALNRSLVSLDNKLNQFDAAVTVQRAVRQGLTRLTPDLKVEPVLAESITLTAPTEWTVKLREGVRYSDGSPVAVDDVAVALESYRDTDGGFLATFFPEWPKVQRLDDRSFKLVTDEPLPILDYLMTNILITPAAANRPEELQTGVGTGPYIVTRSDRGAGTYRLSRNQNYWGGAPLLDQVDVRFLPGESSRVVSLRSGEIDVIDSITPDSVEQLKGLSGVTIETRPGTRLTHLFYNFRKPRTHPLSDVRVREALSYAIDGPSLINDVLQNAVVPVNGVVPPDLMGAAEVGEFRHDPDRARQLLRDLGVNDLQMTIIWESGEFAGDSQVMEAVYEMLRSVGVGVKLQQFEPGGDISAWRQGKGGDWDLLANGYASPTGLAVTMLQGMFTGTPEKEKTRDTYHGYIVPEVTSLIREASSEVDETERADLLRQAQQAVWDTWPAMWAFAPKAVVARRDRVGGMTLGANNSYDLTTVKLAA, from the coding sequence ATGACCCAACCCCCAGCGCCCCTGAGCAGACGTGGTCTGTTCCGGCTCGGCCTGCTGGCCGGTGCCGGCACAGCCCTGGCCAGCTGTGCGACCCCCACCGGCCTGCCCGGCCCGGGCACCCTGAACCTCGCGCTCAACCGCTCACTGGTCAGCCTCGACAACAAGCTGAACCAGTTCGACGCGGCTGTCACCGTGCAGCGGGCCGTCCGCCAGGGCCTGACCCGGCTGACCCCCGACCTGAAGGTCGAACCCGTCCTGGCCGAGAGCATCACCCTCACCGCCCCCACCGAGTGGACCGTGAAGCTGCGCGAGGGCGTCCGCTACTCCGACGGCAGCCCGGTCGCCGTCGACGACGTGGCGGTGGCTCTGGAGTCCTACCGGGACACCGACGGTGGCTTCCTGGCCACGTTCTTCCCGGAGTGGCCGAAGGTGCAGCGCCTCGACGACCGGTCGTTCAAGCTCGTCACCGACGAGCCGCTGCCGATCCTCGACTACCTGATGACCAACATCCTGATCACCCCGGCCGCGGCCAACAGACCCGAGGAGCTGCAGACGGGGGTGGGCACCGGCCCGTACATCGTCACCCGTTCCGACCGGGGCGCGGGCACCTACCGGCTCTCGCGCAACCAGAACTACTGGGGCGGCGCGCCGCTGCTCGACCAGGTCGACGTCCGGTTCCTGCCCGGTGAGTCGAGCCGCGTGGTGTCGCTGCGCAGCGGCGAGATCGACGTCATCGACTCGATCACCCCCGACTCGGTCGAGCAGCTCAAGGGCCTGTCCGGAGTGACGATCGAGACCCGGCCCGGCACCCGGCTGACGCACCTGTTCTACAACTTCCGCAAGCCGAGGACCCACCCGCTGTCGGACGTCCGGGTCCGCGAGGCCCTCAGTTACGCGATCGACGGGCCCTCACTGATCAACGACGTGCTGCAGAACGCGGTCGTGCCGGTGAACGGTGTGGTCCCGCCCGACCTGATGGGCGCGGCCGAGGTCGGCGAGTTCCGCCACGACCCGGACCGGGCCCGTCAGCTGCTGAGGGATCTGGGGGTGAACGACCTGCAGATGACCATCATCTGGGAGTCGGGTGAGTTCGCCGGCGACTCGCAGGTGATGGAGGCCGTCTACGAGATGCTGCGCTCGGTCGGGGTCGGCGTGAAGCTCCAGCAGTTCGAGCCGGGCGGCGACATCTCGGCCTGGCGCCAGGGCAAGGGCGGCGACTGGGACCTGCTGGCCAACGGTTACGCGAGCCCGACCGGCCTGGCCGTGACCATGCTGCAGGGCATGTTCACCGGCACCCCGGAGAAGGAGAAGACCCGGGACACCTACCACGGGTACATCGTTCCCGAGGTCACCTCGCTGATCCGCGAGGCGTCGTCCGAGGTGGACGAGACCGAGCGCGCCGATCTGCTCCGGCAGGCGCAGCAGGCGGTCTGGGACACCTGGCCGGCGATGTGGGCGTTCGCGCCGAAGGCCGTGGTGGCCCGCCGCGACCGCGTCGGCGGAATGACGCTGGGCGCCAACAACTCCTACGACCTGACCACGGTCAAGCTGGCGGCCTGA
- a CDS encoding DeoR/GlpR family DNA-binding transcription regulator, translating into MVLSSRRRREEIVRLAETRGLTEVSGMADRFQVSASTIRRDLAQLEASGRLARTYGGAMAAQSHAEPSLQQRIGEAFADKLAIATWAAEQIQPGESVALDAGSTVAALAHRLRERTGVTVTTASLTVIGELTGAQGVTLHCLGGTLRPLSQAMVGPITEIALTRMSFDRVFLGADSVDAERGICEADLHQTQLKELMAQRSEHVYVLAHAAKLGRRPFHAWTRLSPGWTLVTTGRGDLVEPFLERGVRVISVPVP; encoded by the coding sequence ATGGTGCTCAGTTCCCGCCGGCGGCGGGAGGAGATCGTCCGCCTCGCCGAGACCCGGGGCCTGACCGAAGTGTCCGGGATGGCCGACCGGTTCCAGGTCTCGGCCAGCACGATCCGCCGCGACCTGGCCCAGCTCGAGGCCTCCGGCCGGCTCGCGCGGACCTACGGCGGGGCGATGGCCGCCCAGAGCCACGCCGAGCCCTCGCTGCAGCAGCGCATCGGTGAGGCCTTCGCCGACAAGCTCGCGATCGCCACCTGGGCCGCCGAGCAGATCCAGCCCGGCGAGTCCGTGGCCCTCGATGCCGGCTCCACCGTCGCGGCCCTGGCGCACCGGCTGCGCGAGCGCACCGGCGTGACCGTCACCACGGCCAGCCTGACCGTGATCGGCGAGCTCACCGGCGCCCAGGGCGTCACCCTGCACTGTCTCGGGGGCACGCTGCGCCCGCTCAGCCAGGCCATGGTCGGCCCGATCACCGAGATCGCCCTCACCCGGATGAGCTTCGACCGGGTCTTCCTCGGAGCCGACAGTGTCGACGCCGAACGCGGCATCTGTGAGGCCGATCTGCACCAGACCCAGCTGAAAGAGCTGATGGCGCAACGCAGTGAGCACGTCTACGTGCTCGCGCACGCGGCGAAACTGGGCCGGCGGCCGTTTCACGCATGGACGCGTCTGTCACCCGGATGGACGCTGGTCACCACCGGGCGGGGAGACCTGGTCGAGCCGTTCCTCGAACGCGGCGTGCGGGTGATCAGCGTCCCGGTGCCCTAG
- a CDS encoding glycerol dehydrogenase has product MSVSVLASPSRYVQGKNAIAELGTHLEGLGSTPLLVADDIVWGLVESALTQGFTAAKLPVIRVGFGRFATPAAVDALVEKIRTGKHDVIVGLGGGSAIDAAKAAGHLAGVRWASVPTAASSDAPTSALSVIYTEEGEFIEYRFFPRNPDLVLIDTQLVAGAPARFLVGGIGDALATWIEARATRRGTGSAMAGGRPTRAGTALAELSWNILWENALPALDAVRAKVVTPALEAVVEANTLLSGLGFESGGLAAAHAIHNGLTAAPQTHGLTHGEKVNIGSVTQLVLEGAPTAEIEDFIVFTTKVGLPNSLTEIGLSADDRKELRAVAEAATVEGETIHNLPFPVSADQVVDALIAIEGISRRVRAEHGLPEPVKYVAGH; this is encoded by the coding sequence ATGTCGGTCTCCGTGCTGGCCAGCCCTTCCCGCTACGTGCAGGGCAAGAACGCGATCGCCGAACTCGGCACCCACCTCGAAGGTCTGGGTTCCACGCCCCTCCTGGTCGCCGACGACATCGTCTGGGGCCTCGTCGAGTCCGCCCTGACGCAGGGCTTCACCGCGGCGAAACTCCCCGTGATCCGGGTCGGTTTCGGCCGTTTCGCCACCCCTGCCGCCGTCGACGCGCTGGTCGAGAAGATCCGCACCGGCAAGCACGACGTCATCGTCGGGCTCGGTGGCGGCTCGGCCATCGACGCCGCCAAGGCCGCCGGTCACCTCGCCGGCGTGCGCTGGGCCAGCGTCCCCACCGCCGCCTCGTCCGACGCCCCGACCTCCGCGCTCTCGGTGATCTACACCGAGGAGGGCGAATTCATCGAGTACCGCTTCTTCCCGCGCAACCCCGACCTCGTGCTCATCGACACCCAGCTGGTCGCCGGCGCCCCCGCCCGCTTCCTCGTCGGTGGCATCGGCGACGCGCTCGCCACCTGGATCGAGGCCCGCGCCACCCGCCGCGGCACCGGTTCCGCGATGGCCGGCGGCCGCCCCACCCGGGCCGGCACCGCCCTGGCCGAGCTGTCGTGGAACATCCTCTGGGAGAACGCCCTTCCCGCGCTCGACGCGGTGCGCGCCAAGGTCGTCACCCCGGCGCTCGAGGCCGTGGTCGAGGCCAACACGCTGCTGTCCGGCCTGGGCTTCGAGTCCGGTGGCCTGGCCGCCGCGCACGCCATCCACAACGGCCTCACCGCCGCCCCGCAGACGCACGGGCTCACGCACGGCGAGAAGGTCAACATCGGCTCGGTCACCCAGCTGGTGCTGGAGGGTGCCCCGACCGCCGAGATCGAGGACTTCATCGTCTTCACCACCAAGGTCGGCCTGCCGAACTCGCTGACGGAGATCGGTCTTTCGGCCGACGACCGCAAGGAGCTGCGGGCCGTAGCCGAGGCCGCCACGGTCGAGGGTGAGACCATCCACAACCTGCCGTTCCCGGTCTCCGCCGACCAGGTCGTCGACGCGCTGATCGCGATCGAGGGCATCTCCCGCCGGGTGCGGGCCGAGCACGGCCTGCCCGAGCCGGTGAAGTACGTCGCCGGTCACTGA
- a CDS encoding adenosylhomocysteinase yields the protein MLPDSVLSRYAHPDLRWAAAHMPLLHATVARVAPALSGLRLGMCLHIEPKTAVLAVLLQEAGVRIRLTGSPGTTRPDVVEALLALGVEVTSGPDDDAPHVGEVLDLEPDLLLDNGADLTLGLLERGVPSHFRGGTEETTTGGRLLREATTAGGTSPGRRSRTTVTFPVVVINDSRLKQLVENRFGVGQSVVQGFQQATNRMIPGARAVVVGYGPCGRGVAGTLRSLGARVSVAETDPYRRLEAVLEGHAVGPLGDLLPGADLVFLATGHPGVLGADEVDRLADGAVLAGVGHRADEVSLPLLGAVSARGGGRQTLHHREYVRPDGRRTVVLAETRMINLVAGGGNPIEAMDLGLSLQAASLAAVATGGLDAGVQPVPTALDRQIAEDFTARLTLGASS from the coding sequence GTGTTACCTGATTCCGTGCTGTCCCGGTACGCCCATCCCGATCTGCGCTGGGCGGCCGCGCACATGCCGCTGCTGCACGCCACCGTCGCCCGCGTCGCTCCTGCCCTGAGCGGGCTGCGCCTGGGCATGTGCCTGCACATCGAGCCCAAGACCGCCGTACTCGCGGTGCTCCTGCAGGAGGCCGGTGTGCGGATCCGCCTGACCGGTTCGCCCGGCACCACCCGGCCCGACGTGGTCGAGGCGCTGCTCGCGCTGGGGGTCGAGGTCACGTCGGGCCCCGACGACGACGCCCCGCACGTCGGCGAGGTGCTCGACCTCGAGCCCGACCTGCTGCTCGACAACGGCGCCGACCTGACGCTGGGGTTGCTGGAACGGGGGGTGCCGTCGCACTTCCGGGGTGGCACCGAGGAGACCACCACCGGAGGCCGGCTGCTCCGGGAGGCGACCACAGCTGGGGGCACCTCCCCGGGCCGAAGGTCCAGGACGACCGTCACCTTCCCGGTCGTGGTGATCAACGACAGCCGCCTCAAGCAGCTGGTCGAGAACCGTTTCGGCGTCGGCCAGTCGGTGGTGCAGGGCTTCCAGCAGGCGACGAACCGCATGATCCCCGGCGCCCGCGCGGTGGTGGTGGGCTACGGGCCGTGCGGACGCGGCGTGGCCGGGACCCTGCGATCGCTGGGAGCGCGGGTGTCGGTCGCCGAGACCGATCCCTACCGGCGTCTGGAAGCGGTTCTCGAGGGGCATGCGGTCGGCCCGCTCGGCGATCTGCTGCCGGGCGCCGATCTGGTGTTCCTGGCCACCGGGCATCCGGGGGTGCTGGGTGCGGACGAGGTGGACCGGCTCGCGGACGGAGCGGTGCTGGCCGGGGTGGGACACCGCGCCGACGAGGTGTCACTGCCGCTGCTGGGCGCGGTCTCGGCCCGGGGAGGCGGTCGTCAGACGCTCCACCACCGGGAGTACGTGCGGCCGGACGGCCGTCGCACGGTCGTGCTGGCGGAGACCCGGATGATCAATCTCGTGGCCGGGGGCGGCAATCCGATCGAGGCCATGGATCTCGGGCTGAGCCTGCAGGCCGCCTCGCTGGCCGCGGTCGCGACGGGTGGCCTGGACGCCGGCGTGCAACCGGTGCCCACCGCGCTCGACCGGCAGATCGCCGAGGACTTCACCGCACGCCTCACCCTGGGAGCTTCTTCGTGA
- the add gene encoding adenosine deaminase, translating into MIDLHRHLEGSLRVSTILELAERDGHPLASAASPHDELVASGPLGGLVPFLGKVDAAPSAFPRLDDWNRAAAEVVSDAAADGLTYLELRFSPWFIQQETGLVPEAVIDAIADGVASESARTGLPVGLIGILLRDLGPSQGLAQVQTLLSRREVFCAVDLAGNEAGVPAPDFAPAFARARDAGLHVTVHAGEGAGPQSVWDAVRHLGAERIGHGVRSFEDPSLMEHLAERGITLEVALTSNLHTSVVADYASHPIRELLAAGVPVALATDDPRASAITLSGEYTVARDEVGLSDAQLASVRAAAEKARFLP; encoded by the coding sequence GTGATCGACCTGCACCGTCACCTCGAGGGTTCGCTGCGCGTCTCGACGATCCTCGAACTGGCCGAACGGGACGGCCATCCGCTGGCCTCGGCGGCCTCTCCGCACGACGAGCTCGTGGCCTCCGGTCCGCTCGGCGGGCTGGTGCCGTTCCTCGGCAAGGTCGACGCCGCCCCGTCGGCCTTCCCCCGGCTCGACGACTGGAACCGGGCCGCGGCAGAGGTGGTGTCGGACGCCGCCGCCGACGGATTGACGTATCTCGAACTACGGTTCAGCCCGTGGTTCATCCAGCAGGAGACCGGCCTGGTCCCCGAGGCGGTGATCGACGCGATCGCCGACGGCGTCGCGTCGGAGTCGGCTCGCACCGGTCTGCCGGTCGGGCTGATCGGCATTCTGCTGCGGGATCTCGGCCCGTCGCAGGGCCTGGCCCAGGTGCAGACGCTGCTGTCGCGGCGCGAGGTGTTCTGCGCGGTCGACCTGGCCGGCAACGAGGCCGGCGTGCCCGCACCCGATTTCGCGCCGGCGTTCGCCCGGGCCCGCGATGCCGGGCTCCATGTGACGGTGCACGCGGGTGAGGGGGCCGGGCCGCAGAGCGTGTGGGACGCGGTACGGCACCTGGGCGCCGAGCGCATCGGGCACGGGGTGCGGTCTTTCGAAGACCCTTCGCTGATGGAACATCTGGCGGAGCGTGGCATCACGCTGGAGGTGGCGCTGACGAGCAATCTGCACACGTCGGTGGTGGCGGACTACGCCTCCCACCCGATCCGGGAACTGCTGGCGGCCGGGGTGCCGGTGGCGCTGGCCACGGATGATCCCCGGGCCTCGGCGATCACGCTCTCCGGGGAGTACACGGTCGCGCGTGACGAGGTGGGCCTGAGCGATGCGCAGCTGGCCTCGGTGCGCGCGGCGGCGGAGAAGGCGCGCTTTCTGCCCTGA
- a CDS encoding S53 family peptidase, producing MTDDDHVVLSAHTSRPWLPERPLDASPVPGSTARVSLLLRRRAPLPHQLVQTPAVISNRELAERFGADPADIALVEGTLGRHGLRTVQVDHESRLLTVEGPLSALAEVFGSRIRLYEGEDPFRPGPVRYRRHLGEVLLPAELDGIVMSVVGLGTQPVARPEFHVPDDEPRITYSAVELGRLYRFPASHDGTGQRLAVVSLGGMCRPDDLDGYFRSLGLATPDITHVSVDGAPVTPQSGPATRFDLEVTLDLQIAGALAPGATILNYVTRNNGQGILLALKAAVHATPSPTVISLSWGSPEITWSGQLALAVHDLLEDAAALGITVCAASGDSGSTSGMPDGAPHVNYPASDPYVLACGGTTLLADPATNVIHAETAWNTGAFSATGGGVSGVFGLPEWQATVDVPVRSDSGEPGRGVPDVAANADNRTGYRVRLGGTEICVGGTSAATPLWAALICRVTQSLERPLGLLQPLIYRDLQAEVVTTGFRDVVAGDNGTYTARPGWDPNTGLGSPHGEDLLEVLHRRVAEA from the coding sequence ATGACCGATGACGACCATGTCGTGCTGTCCGCGCACACCAGCCGGCCCTGGCTGCCCGAACGTCCGCTCGACGCGTCCCCCGTTCCCGGCTCCACCGCCCGGGTGAGCCTGCTGCTGCGCCGCCGGGCACCTCTGCCGCACCAGCTCGTGCAGACCCCGGCCGTGATCTCGAACCGGGAGCTCGCCGAGCGCTTCGGCGCCGACCCGGCCGACATCGCCCTGGTCGAGGGCACACTCGGGCGCCACGGGCTGCGCACGGTGCAGGTCGACCACGAGTCACGGCTGCTCACCGTCGAGGGGCCGCTCAGCGCCCTGGCCGAGGTCTTCGGTTCCCGCATCCGGCTTTACGAGGGGGAGGATCCGTTCCGGCCCGGGCCGGTGCGCTACCGCCGCCACCTCGGCGAGGTCCTGCTGCCGGCCGAGCTCGACGGCATCGTGATGTCGGTGGTGGGCCTGGGCACGCAGCCCGTGGCCCGGCCCGAGTTCCACGTGCCCGACGACGAGCCCCGCATCACCTACTCCGCCGTGGAACTCGGCCGCCTGTACCGGTTCCCGGCCTCCCACGACGGCACCGGGCAGCGCCTGGCCGTCGTCTCGCTCGGCGGCATGTGCCGGCCGGACGACCTCGACGGCTACTTCCGGAGCCTCGGCCTGGCCACGCCCGACATCACCCACGTCAGCGTCGACGGCGCCCCCGTCACCCCGCAGAGCGGTCCGGCCACCCGTTTCGACCTCGAGGTCACCCTCGACCTGCAGATCGCCGGCGCCCTCGCCCCCGGCGCCACGATCCTCAACTACGTCACCCGCAACAACGGCCAGGGCATCCTGCTCGCGCTCAAGGCCGCCGTGCACGCGACACCCAGCCCGACCGTCATCAGCCTGAGCTGGGGCTCACCCGAGATCACCTGGTCGGGTCAGCTCGCCCTGGCCGTGCACGACCTGCTGGAAGACGCTGCGGCCCTGGGCATCACCGTCTGCGCGGCGAGCGGCGACTCCGGCAGCACCAGCGGCATGCCCGACGGCGCACCGCACGTGAACTACCCCGCCTCCGACCCGTACGTACTCGCCTGCGGTGGCACCACCCTGCTCGCCGATCCGGCCACCAATGTGATCCACGCCGAGACAGCCTGGAACACCGGCGCTTTCAGCGCCACCGGGGGCGGCGTCAGCGGGGTCTTCGGGCTGCCCGAGTGGCAGGCGACGGTGGACGTGCCGGTGCGGTCCGACTCCGGCGAACCGGGTCGGGGCGTCCCCGACGTGGCGGCCAACGCCGACAACCGCACCGGCTACCGGGTCCGGCTGGGCGGAACCGAGATCTGCGTCGGCGGCACCAGCGCCGCCACCCCGCTGTGGGCGGCCCTGATCTGCCGGGTCACGCAGTCGCTGGAGCGTCCCCTCGGCCTGCTCCAGCCCCTGATCTACCGGGACCTGCAGGCCGAGGTCGTCACCACCGGCTTCCGTGACGTGGTGGCCGGCGACAACGGCACCTACACCGCCCGTCCGGGCTGGGACCCCAACACCGGCCTCGGCTCCCCGCACGGCGAGGACCTGCTCGAGGTCCTGCACCGGCGGGTCGCCGAGGCCTGA
- a CDS encoding sodium:calcium antiporter yields MSILIFVLGAALLVYTAEKLIAYLVGAAGALRISVFLLAIVFTGIEFDDVALGVVLNVEDLGGVALGTVFGTAISMTGIVLALAALIAPTRVDIPRRYIVLFALSPLAMLPFVLTPPLTATDGAVLMLLFVAFIAYVARNELRSQTPVFRNAEVLEKVGSGSGASSATDVPPFEVDVPFSKPLPWAGLGMALLALVGLIAAAALTSSGIEGILDDYSIPGTVFGATIATLVLALEDIMLTVEPHRRGASEIGIGNVIGSVVFGVTAKLGIILLTGHEVTVDDDVLAWHLPALVVMTGLGAYFISTGRLRRWHGVLLLALYVAYWVVCLTVLGEAPVGDD; encoded by the coding sequence GTGTCGATCCTGATCTTCGTCCTGGGGGCGGCGCTGCTCGTCTACACGGCCGAGAAGCTCATCGCCTACCTGGTGGGAGCGGCCGGGGCACTGCGGATCTCGGTGTTCCTGCTGGCGATCGTCTTCACCGGGATCGAGTTCGACGACGTGGCGCTCGGGGTGGTGCTGAACGTCGAGGATCTCGGCGGCGTGGCCCTGGGAACGGTCTTCGGCACGGCCATCTCGATGACCGGGATCGTGCTCGCCCTGGCCGCGCTGATCGCCCCGACCCGGGTGGACATCCCGCGTCGCTACATCGTGCTCTTCGCCCTGTCGCCGCTGGCGATGCTGCCCTTCGTGCTCACGCCGCCCCTGACCGCCACGGACGGCGCGGTTCTCATGCTGCTGTTCGTCGCGTTCATCGCCTACGTGGCCCGCAACGAACTGCGCAGCCAGACGCCGGTCTTCCGGAACGCGGAGGTGCTGGAGAAGGTGGGTTCCGGCTCCGGCGCCTCGTCAGCCACCGATGTGCCACCGTTCGAGGTGGACGTGCCCTTCTCGAAGCCCCTGCCCTGGGCCGGGCTCGGCATGGCCCTGCTGGCGCTGGTCGGCCTGATCGCGGCGGCCGCCCTGACCAGCTCCGGCATCGAGGGCATCCTGGACGACTACTCCATCCCGGGAACGGTCTTCGGCGCGACGATCGCCACCCTGGTGCTGGCCCTGGAGGACATCATGCTGACGGTGGAGCCCCACCGCCGTGGCGCGTCCGAGATCGGCATCGGCAACGTCATCGGCAGCGTGGTCTTCGGAGTGACGGCCAAGCTCGGGATCATCCTGCTGACCGGGCACGAGGTCACGGTCGACGACGACGTCCTCGCCTGGCACCTGCCTGCGCTGGTCGTGATGACCGGCTTGGGCGCGTATTTCATCAGCACCGGACGCCTGCGGCGCTGGCACGGCGTGCTGCTGCTCGCGCTGTACGTGGCCTATTGGGTGGTGTGCCTCACGGTGCTCGGGGAGGCTCCGGTGGGCGACGACTGA
- the pqqE gene encoding pyrroloquinoline quinone biosynthesis protein PqqE, with translation MDAPYGLLAELTYRCPLACSYCSNPLNMSGYTDELGLQEWKAVMGQAAEMGVLQAHLSGGEPLLRRDLAELVAFCSGVGLYTNLVTSAVGLSPSRAAELREAGLDHVQVSIQADDPALSDRIAGTPSFERKLRAMALVKSLGWPLTVNVVLHRQNIDRIASVIRMAEEAGADRVELANTQYYGWAWRNRDALLPGREQLEAAEVTVREARTRLAGRMDVLYVIPDYYSRYPKPCMGGWASRQLTVAPNGDVLPCPAAQSLPLPRASVREQSLAAIWHDSPVMNAYRGTDWMPSPCRDCDRREIDFGGCRCQAFQLTGDASRTDPVCHLSPDHSLVTDAVDAARTVTDLQLIPRPHRA, from the coding sequence GTGGACGCGCCGTACGGGCTTCTCGCGGAGCTCACCTACCGGTGCCCGCTCGCCTGCTCGTACTGTTCGAACCCGCTCAACATGTCCGGGTACACCGACGAGCTGGGGCTCCAGGAGTGGAAGGCCGTGATGGGGCAGGCCGCCGAGATGGGGGTGCTGCAGGCGCACCTGTCCGGTGGGGAGCCCCTGCTCCGGCGGGATCTCGCCGAGCTGGTCGCCTTCTGTTCCGGGGTGGGTCTTTACACGAACCTGGTGACGAGCGCGGTCGGGTTGTCCCCCTCCCGGGCCGCGGAGCTGCGCGAGGCCGGGCTCGACCACGTGCAGGTCAGCATCCAGGCCGACGATCCCGCACTGTCCGACCGGATCGCGGGCACACCGTCGTTCGAGCGGAAGCTGCGGGCCATGGCCCTGGTGAAGTCGCTCGGGTGGCCGCTGACGGTGAACGTGGTGCTGCACCGTCAGAACATCGACCGCATCGCCTCGGTGATCCGGATGGCCGAGGAGGCCGGCGCCGACCGGGTCGAACTGGCGAACACCCAGTACTACGGCTGGGCCTGGCGGAACCGCGACGCACTGCTGCCCGGCCGGGAGCAGCTCGAGGCCGCCGAGGTGACCGTCCGCGAGGCCCGCACGAGGCTGGCGGGGCGGATGGACGTCCTCTACGTGATCCCCGACTACTACAGCCGCTACCCCAAACCCTGCATGGGGGGCTGGGCCTCGCGGCAGCTGACGGTGGCCCCGAACGGTGATGTGCTGCCCTGCCCGGCCGCACAGTCGTTGCCGTTGCCGCGCGCCAGTGTGCGGGAGCAGTCCCTGGCGGCGATCTGGCACGACTCCCCGGTGATGAACGCGTACCGGGGCACCGACTGGATGCCCTCGCCGTGCCGCGACTGCGACCGGCGTGAGATCGACTTCGGCGGCTGCCGCTGCCAGGCGTTCCAGCTGACCGGCGACGCGTCGCGCACCGACCCGGTCTGTCACCTGTCGCCCGACCACTCGCTCGTGACCGACGCGGTCGACGCGGCCCGGACGGTCACCGATCTGCAGCTCATCCCCCGTCCGCACCGAGCCTGA
- the pqqD gene encoding pyrroloquinoline quinone biosynthesis peptide chaperone PqqD produces MSPFPVGPPGRPRLARHVRLSYSQARQRPVLLLPETVVVLNTTGAEILSRCDGEHTVRDIVSELGAVYRSVPADEVLGFLGGLVKRRCVELADE; encoded by the coding sequence ATGAGCCCCTTCCCGGTAGGGCCACCCGGACGACCGCGACTGGCCCGGCACGTGCGGCTGAGCTACTCGCAGGCCCGGCAGCGCCCGGTGCTGCTGCTGCCGGAGACCGTGGTGGTGCTGAACACCACCGGCGCGGAGATTCTTTCGCGGTGCGACGGCGAGCACACGGTGCGCGACATCGTCTCCGAGCTCGGGGCGGTGTACCGGAGTGTGCCCGCCGACGAGGTTCTCGGGTTCCTGGGTGGTCTCGTGAAGCGTCGATGTGTGGAGCTGGCCGATGAGTGA
- the pqqC gene encoding pyrroloquinoline-quinone synthase PqqC, whose protein sequence is MTALETTAFVESLRAHSRQYHDAHPFHVRMNAGLCTPGQLRGWIANRFYYQENIPRKDAAILANCPDVEVRRRWIRRITDHDGAAPGDGGIEAWLRLGEAAGLEREEILDHRHLVPGARFSVDAYVNFARNRPWTEAVASSLTELFAPDLMAERLAAFEKYYQWIDPEGLAYFRARLEQAPRDSEHALEIVTTHCLTEESQGAAIGALSFKCDVLWSLMDAIGQAYPS, encoded by the coding sequence GTGACAGCGCTGGAGACAACCGCTTTCGTCGAGTCCCTCCGGGCCCACTCGCGGCAGTACCACGACGCACATCCCTTCCACGTGCGGATGAACGCCGGCCTGTGCACGCCCGGGCAGCTGCGGGGCTGGATCGCGAACCGCTTCTACTACCAGGAGAACATTCCCCGCAAGGACGCGGCGATCCTGGCCAACTGCCCGGACGTGGAGGTGCGGCGGCGCTGGATCCGGCGGATCACCGATCACGACGGTGCGGCTCCCGGCGACGGGGGCATCGAGGCCTGGCTGCGCCTCGGCGAGGCGGCGGGCCTGGAACGCGAGGAGATCCTCGACCACCGGCACCTGGTGCCCGGGGCGCGTTTCTCGGTGGACGCGTACGTGAACTTCGCACGCAACCGGCCGTGGACGGAGGCAGTGGCCTCGTCGCTGACCGAGCTGTTCGCGCCCGACCTGATGGCCGAACGCCTGGCGGCGTTCGAGAAGTACTACCAGTGGATCGATCCCGAGGGTCTGGCCTACTTCCGCGCCCGGCTCGAGCAGGCCCCGCGCGACAGTGAACACGCGCTGGAGATCGTGACCACGCACTGCCTGACCGAGGAGTCGCAGGGCGCGGCGATCGGGGCGCTGTCGTTCAAGTGCGACGTGCTGTGGAGCCTGATGGACGCGATCGGGCAGGCCTACCCTTCATGA